From the Lepus europaeus isolate LE1 chromosome 12, mLepTim1.pri, whole genome shotgun sequence genome, one window contains:
- the LOC133770915 gene encoding olfactory receptor 1Q1, whose product MDNTNWTSVSHFVLLGISTSPEEQIPLFFLFLFMYAINISGNLAIITLIVSTPRLHTPMYIFLSNLALTDICFTSTTVPKMLQNIFSSTKAISYMGCLAQTYFFICFAAMENFLLAVMAYDRYVAICHPFRYHMTLTRMLCMQMVAGCHVLSHLHALLHTLLMGQLIFCANNRIPHFFCDLYPLMKISCASTHLNTLMIHTEGVIAINGTLVLIIASYACIISAVHRIPSARGKWRAFSTCGSHLAVVAIFYGTLTWVYFRPLSSYSVTKGRIVTVMYTVITPTLNPFIYSLRNGDVKGAFRKWMNRLQASFFT is encoded by the coding sequence ATGGACAACACCAACTGGACCAGTGTGTCCCATTTTGTCCTCTTGGGCATTTCTACCTCTCCGGAAGAGCAGATcccactcttctttcttttcctattcATGTACGCAATCAACATTTCTGGCAACCTTGCCATCATCACACTGATTGTCTCTACTCCACGTCTCCATACCCCCATGTACATCTTCCTCAGTAACTTGGCCTTGACGGACATCTGCTTCACCTCCACCACGGTCCCCAAGATGCTACAGAATATTTTCTCCTCTACAAAGGCCATTTCCTACATGGGCTGCTTAGCCCAGACTTACTTCTTCATTTGCTTTGCAGCCATGGAAAACTTCCTCTTGGCGGTGATGGCCTACGACAGGTATGTCGCTATCTGCCACCCTTTCCGCTACCATATGACCCTGACCAGAATGCTGTGCATGCAGATGGTGGCTGGGTGCCATGTCCTCTCCCACCTTCATGCCCTGTTGCACACCCTCCTCATGGGGCAACTGATCTTCTGTGCCAACAACAGGATCCCTCACTTCTTCTGTGACCTCTACCCACTAATGAAGATCTCCTGCGCCAGCACCCACCTCAACACCCTGATGATTCACACAGAGGGTGTGATTGCCATCAATGGAACTCTGGTCCTCATCATTGCCTCCTACGCCTGCATCATCTCAGCAGTACACCGGATTCCCTCAGCCAGGGGCAAGTGGAGAGCCTTTTCTACCTGTGGCTCCCACCTGGCAGTAGTGGCCATATTCTACGGCACCCTCACGTGGGTCTACTTCAGGCCCCTTTCCAGCTATTCAGTGACCAAGGGTCGCATTGTGACGGTCATGTACACAGTGATTACTCCCACGCTGAACCCCTTCATCTACAGCCTAAGAAATGGGGATGTCAAAGGGGCCTTCAGGAAATGGATGAACAGACTACAAGCTTCTTTCTTTACATAA